The genomic interval TGGGCGTGGGCGGGGTGCGGGGCGGGTTGCCGCCGCGCGGGGCGTTTCCCCCACCCCGCCCCTTCCCGCTGCATCCGATGTGCGGCTCCGCCGCGTGGCGGGGGCGAGCCCCCGGGCCCCCTTTTCCGCGCTCCGCGCGGTGTCCTCAATCGCCGGACGGGCTGATTTCAGCCCGTCCGGGGGCACCTCCCAGCGGTAGCCGGGGGAGTTTGAGGACCGGGGTCCGGGGCGGAGCCCCGGTATCGGGAAGGGGCGGGGCTGGGGAAACACTCCCTCACCCGCCCCCTTCCCCCCGCAACAGCCCGCTCATCGCGATCAAATACCCCAGCTGCGCCCGGCTCCCGCTCCCCAGCTCCGCCGACAGCCGCGCCACCCGCGCCGCCACCGTCCGCCGGCTGATCCCCAGCCGCCGCGCTATCGCCTCGTCCGTGTGGCCGGCCACCAGCAGGCGGGCCGTCGCGCGTTGCAGGTCGTCGGCCACGGCCGGTTCCGGGGCGCGGGGGGCGGCCGTGGTGACCGGGGTCGCGCGTTCCCACGCGTCGTCGAAGATCTGGGCGAGGAAGGCGACCAGGTCGGGCTGGCGGATCTCCAGGGCGGAGGTCCGCCCGTCGTCGGCCGCGGCCCCGGGGACGTAGGCCACCGTCCGGTCGACGACCACGAGGCGGTCGATGACATGGCCCAGCGTGCGGACCTCGGCGCCCGCCGCCAGCAGTTCCCCGATGTGCCGCAGCGTCGCCGAGTGCGAGCGCGCCGCGTGCTGGAACAGCGCCCGGTGGTGGACGCCGCCGCCCCGGAGGTGGTCGAGGCCGTCGAGACCGTACGCCGGGCGCCGGCCGCCCGGCTGTACGGTCATCAGCTCGCCCCGGCAGGAGCGGACGGCGTGCGCGAGGGTCGAGTCGATGACCCGTTCGCCGTGGATCTGCGTGGCCCAGCCCTGGTGTTCGCGCTTCGCGACCGTGTAGATCGCGTGCACGGGCGAGAAGCTGTCCGTGAGCGCCCGTACGTCCCCGCGCTGCCGCTCCAGCCGCTCCTCGATGGGCCGGACGAGCTCGGCGAGCGCGACGTCGGGCGCGACGGGGACCAGGACCTCCGGGTCGTCCGGCGGTGTCACCA from Streptomyces albireticuli carries:
- a CDS encoding helix-turn-helix domain-containing protein yields the protein MHGAEEALCAEGLTRYRQAVVKGCTSKEDVPECLLRLGLLVTPPDDPEVLVPVAPDVALAELVRPIEERLERQRGDVRALTDSFSPVHAIYTVAKREHQGWATQIHGERVIDSTLAHAVRSCRGELMTVQPGGRRPAYGLDGLDHLRGGGVHHRALFQHAARSHSATLRHIGELLAAGAEVRTLGHVIDRLVVVDRTVAYVPGAAADDGRTSALEIRQPDLVAFLAQIFDDAWERATPVTTAAPRAPEPAVADDLQRATARLLVAGHTDEAIARRLGISRRTVAARVARLSAELGSGSRAQLGYLIAMSGLLRGEGGG